A region of Cellulophaga sp. RHA19 DNA encodes the following proteins:
- a CDS encoding GLPGLI family protein yields the protein MKNIFFVAITLISSVFAVTAQDFQGKAIYETKVTKAPDFGGRDMPEARKKEIMERMKSAMEKTYILTFNRTESYYVEDEKLEAPGGGGPGWLRFVGSGSTGKYYKNIKEQSYTNQVEMYSKNFLIKDELKKPEWKMGSETKKIGNYTVYKATLTTPIDTTGVGAMTRMFRRGRQGEQSERKIPTEKTVVAWYTLDIPISQGPAEYWGLPGLILEIEQEGSTLVCSKIVMNADDVVEVKAPTKGKDINQKDFDELMIKKRQEMMQNFQQRRGSGGRGR from the coding sequence AAAGCCATTTATGAAACAAAAGTTACAAAGGCTCCAGATTTTGGAGGTAGAGATATGCCAGAAGCTCGTAAAAAGGAAATTATGGAGCGTATGAAAAGCGCTATGGAAAAAACATATATTTTAACGTTTAACAGAACCGAGTCTTACTACGTAGAAGATGAAAAGTTAGAGGCTCCTGGAGGTGGCGGACCAGGTTGGTTGCGTTTTGTAGGTAGTGGTTCTACTGGTAAATATTATAAAAATATAAAGGAACAAAGTTATACCAACCAAGTAGAAATGTATAGTAAAAACTTTTTAATTAAAGATGAGTTAAAAAAGCCTGAATGGAAAATGGGCTCAGAGACTAAAAAAATAGGAAACTATACAGTTTACAAGGCAACACTTACAACTCCAATAGATACTACAGGTGTAGGTGCTATGACTAGAATGTTTAGGCGTGGTAGACAAGGAGAGCAGTCTGAACGTAAAATACCTACAGAAAAAACGGTTGTGGCTTGGTATACATTAGATATTCCTATTAGTCAAGGTCCAGCAGAATACTGGGGTTTACCTGGCTTAATATTAGAAATAGAGCAAGAAGGATCTACTTTGGTATGTAGCAAAATTGTTATGAACGCAGATGATGTTGTAGAGGTAAAAGCACCAACTAAAGGAAAAGATATTAACCAAAAAGACTTTGACGAGCTTATGATAAAAAAGCGTCAGGAGATGATGCAGAATTTTCAGCAGCGTAGAGGATCAGGTGGTAGAGGTCGTTAA